One window of the Burkholderia sp. FERM BP-3421 genome contains the following:
- a CDS encoding DUF1801 domain-containing protein — MTRSASQDPSSASRLIDARIAELADWRGALLARLRALIHAADPEVVEEWKWRGVPVWSHDGLICTGETYQRVVKMTFAKGAALPDPAGLFNASPEGSTRRAIDFHESDAVDETALKALIRAAVQLNQSKTRR; from the coding sequence ATGACGCGCAGCGCATCGCAAGACCCGTCGTCCGCATCCCGGCTGATCGACGCGCGCATCGCGGAACTCGCCGATTGGCGCGGCGCGCTGCTGGCGCGGCTGCGGGCGCTGATCCACGCGGCCGATCCCGAGGTCGTCGAGGAATGGAAGTGGCGCGGCGTGCCCGTCTGGTCGCACGACGGCCTGATCTGCACCGGCGAGACCTACCAACGCGTCGTGAAGATGACCTTCGCGAAAGGCGCGGCGCTGCCGGATCCGGCGGGGCTTTTCAACGCAAGCCCCGAAGGCAGCACGCGCCGCGCGATCGATTTCCACGAAAGCGACGCGGTCGATGAAACGGCGTTGAAAGCGCTCATCCGCGCCGCCGTGCAGCTCAATCAGTCGAAAACCCGCCGTTGA
- the pdxR gene encoding MocR-like pyridoxine biosynthesis transcription factor PdxR — protein MLRNWKLLLKPARDADESMHARIVRAIADDIRSGRLTPGSALPGSRVLAQDLGVNRKTVVLAYDELAALGWIDTEPKRGSFVSSRLPSRDTARPREDAPVFDAGLANDGVALGRAAMRATAADAPPRAFGDGTPDTRLVAVDALSRAFRHALAATRANPLGYGDPRGEPALREAIAAMLRAERALTVTADNICVVRGSQMGIFLAARLLVRPGDTVAFESLSYPPARAAFLSCGASLASVELDEHGLVPESLDAVCRKTPVRAVFTTPHHQFPTTVTLPADRRLKLLDLSRRHGFMIVEDDYDPEFHFTHNPVFPLASMAAPERVFFIGSLSKVLAPGLRIGFVVASKAVIERCAAQVMLIDRQGSALTELACAELMASGELRRHIRRALKTYAQRRDLCATLVERCFGDDVRFTLPAGGLALWLRFAERLPVPAFVARAADAGIPLLAGRRFTERDEDVQAIRLGYGNLDERELRATFRRLGSIARAVAG, from the coding sequence ATGCTGCGCAACTGGAAGCTGCTGCTCAAGCCGGCGCGCGACGCCGACGAATCGATGCACGCGCGCATCGTGCGCGCGATTGCCGACGACATTCGCAGCGGCCGCCTGACGCCGGGCTCGGCCTTGCCCGGCAGCCGCGTGCTGGCCCAGGACCTGGGCGTGAACCGCAAGACGGTCGTGCTCGCCTACGACGAGCTGGCCGCGCTCGGCTGGATCGACACCGAACCCAAGCGCGGCAGCTTCGTGTCGTCGCGGCTGCCGTCGCGCGATACGGCGCGGCCGCGCGAGGACGCACCCGTTTTCGACGCGGGGCTCGCGAACGACGGCGTCGCGCTCGGCCGCGCGGCGATGCGCGCGACGGCCGCCGATGCGCCGCCGCGCGCGTTCGGCGACGGCACGCCGGACACGCGGCTCGTCGCGGTCGATGCGCTGTCGCGGGCGTTTCGTCATGCGCTGGCCGCGACGCGCGCGAATCCGCTCGGCTACGGCGACCCGCGCGGCGAGCCGGCATTGCGCGAGGCGATCGCCGCGATGCTGCGCGCGGAGCGCGCGCTGACGGTCACGGCGGACAATATCTGCGTGGTGCGCGGCAGCCAGATGGGCATCTTTCTCGCGGCCCGCCTGCTGGTGCGCCCCGGCGATACCGTCGCGTTCGAATCGCTCAGCTATCCGCCGGCGCGCGCGGCGTTCCTGTCGTGCGGCGCGTCGCTCGCGTCGGTCGAGCTGGACGAGCATGGCCTCGTGCCGGAATCGCTCGATGCGGTGTGCCGCAAGACGCCGGTGCGCGCCGTGTTCACGACGCCGCACCATCAGTTTCCGACCACCGTGACGCTGCCGGCCGACCGCCGCCTGAAGCTGCTCGACCTCTCGCGCCGGCATGGCTTCATGATCGTGGAGGACGATTACGATCCCGAGTTTCATTTCACGCACAACCCGGTGTTTCCGCTCGCGAGCATGGCGGCGCCCGAGCGGGTGTTCTTCATCGGCTCGCTGTCGAAGGTGCTCGCGCCGGGGCTGCGCATCGGCTTCGTGGTGGCGTCGAAGGCGGTGATCGAGCGCTGCGCCGCGCAGGTCATGCTGATCGACCGGCAAGGCAGCGCGCTGACGGAGCTGGCGTGCGCGGAGCTGATGGCGAGCGGCGAGCTGCGGCGGCACATCCGGCGCGCGCTGAAGACCTACGCGCAGCGCCGCGATCTGTGCGCGACGCTGGTCGAGCGCTGCTTCGGCGACGACGTGCGCTTCACGCTGCCGGCAGGCGGGCTCGCATTGTGGCTGCGCTTCGCCGAGCGCTTGCCGGTGCCCGCGTTCGTCGCGCGCGCGGCCGACGCGGGCATTCCGTTGCTGGCGGGGCGGCGCTTTACCGAGCGGGACGAGGACGTGCAGGCGATCCGGCTCGGGTACGGCAACCTCGATGAGCGCGAGCTGCGCGCGACGTTCCGGCGGCTGGGCTCGATCGCGCGCGCCGTGGCGGGGTGA
- a CDS encoding aldolase yields MANTLTLSKTELIDTAHQQMRTVVPELPWSTREKLALTCRILFEQGHDSGLAGQITARADTPDTYYTQRFGLGFDEITASNLVHVDQDLKLVSGEGMPNPANRFHTWVYRARPDVNCIIHTHPLHVAALSMLEVPLVIAQMDLCPLHDDCAFLARWPGVPVGNEEGEIISGALGDRRAILLAHHGQLVTGRTVEEACGLALLIERAARLQLLAMAAGEVKPIPPELGREAHDWISTPKRDQATFGYFARRVLRSDAHRDCVN; encoded by the coding sequence ATGGCCAATACCTTGACGCTGTCCAAGACCGAACTGATCGACACCGCGCACCAGCAGATGCGCACCGTCGTCCCCGAACTGCCGTGGTCCACGCGCGAGAAACTCGCGCTGACCTGCCGGATCCTGTTCGAACAGGGCCACGACTCCGGCCTCGCCGGGCAGATCACCGCGCGGGCGGATACGCCCGACACCTATTACACGCAGCGCTTCGGGCTCGGCTTCGACGAGATCACCGCGTCGAACCTCGTGCACGTGGATCAGGATCTGAAGCTGGTGTCGGGCGAAGGCATGCCGAATCCGGCGAACCGCTTCCACACCTGGGTCTATCGCGCGCGGCCTGATGTGAACTGCATCATCCATACGCATCCGCTGCACGTGGCCGCGCTGTCGATGCTCGAAGTGCCGCTCGTGATCGCGCAGATGGATCTGTGCCCGCTCCACGACGACTGCGCGTTCCTTGCACGCTGGCCCGGCGTGCCCGTGGGCAACGAGGAAGGCGAGATCATCTCCGGCGCGCTCGGCGACCGGCGCGCGATCCTGCTGGCGCATCACGGGCAGCTCGTGACCGGGCGCACGGTCGAGGAGGCGTGCGGGCTGGCGCTGCTGATCGAGCGCGCCGCCCGGTTGCAGCTGCTCGCGATGGCGGCGGGCGAGGTGAAGCCGATTCCGCCGGAGCTGGGCCGCGAGGCGCACGACTGGATTTCCACGCCGAAGCGCGATCAGGCGACCTTCGGGTATTTCGCGCGCCGGGTGCTGCGCAGCGATGCGCATCGCGACTGTGTGAACTGA
- a CDS encoding dihydrodipicolinate synthase family protein: MTSPAFHGIIAYPVTPFRHDGGVDLPALGELIDRLVARGSHGIAPLGSTGESAYLDDAEWEQVAEASITRVAKRLPVIVGISDLTTQRAIRRARFAEQTGADAVMVLPIAYWTLSEDEIFAHYAAIAGKIGVPIMVYNNPATSGIDMRPELIARLAREIDNVTMIKESTGDIQRMHRIVQLTDGRVPFFNGSNPLALEAFAAGAAGWCTAAPNLLPDAPRRLYDACREGDLARAREVFYAMLPVLQFILKGGLPTTVKAGLALRGLPVGAPRPPLAPLAAPEVAVLRALLAEAGEVQ, encoded by the coding sequence ATGACCTCCCCTGCTTTTCACGGCATCATCGCCTATCCCGTCACGCCGTTCCGCCACGATGGCGGCGTGGATCTGCCCGCGCTCGGCGAGCTGATCGACCGGCTCGTCGCGCGCGGCTCGCACGGCATCGCGCCGCTCGGCAGCACCGGGGAAAGCGCCTATCTCGACGACGCGGAATGGGAACAGGTTGCCGAGGCTTCGATTACGCGCGTCGCGAAGCGATTGCCCGTGATCGTCGGCATTTCGGACCTGACGACCCAGCGTGCGATCCGGCGCGCGCGCTTCGCGGAGCAAACCGGCGCGGATGCGGTGATGGTGTTGCCGATCGCGTATTGGACGCTGAGCGAGGACGAGATCTTCGCGCACTACGCCGCGATCGCGGGCAAGATCGGCGTACCGATCATGGTCTACAACAACCCGGCGACGAGCGGCATCGACATGCGGCCCGAGTTGATCGCGAGGCTGGCGCGCGAGATCGACAACGTGACGATGATCAAGGAAAGCACCGGCGACATTCAGCGCATGCATCGGATCGTGCAGCTGACCGACGGGCGCGTGCCGTTTTTCAACGGAAGCAATCCGCTGGCGCTCGAGGCATTCGCGGCCGGCGCGGCCGGGTGGTGCACGGCCGCGCCGAATCTGTTGCCCGATGCGCCGAGGCGCTTGTATGACGCGTGCCGCGAGGGTGATCTGGCGCGCGCGAGAGAGGTGTTCTATGCGATGCTGCCGGTGTTGCAGTTCATTCTGAAGGGTGGGCTGCCGACTACGGTGAAGGCCGGGCTTGCGTTGCGCGGCCTTCCGGTGGGAGCGCCGCGTCCGCCGCTCGCGCCGCTTGCCGCGCCGGAGGTGGCGGTGCTGCGGGCGTTGCTTGCGGAGGCGGGCGAGGTTCAGTAG
- a CDS encoding ImmA/IrrE family metallo-endopeptidase: protein MTKREPVAGLQPELLRWARETVGLSVEDAAIMCKVATADVAAWEAGYDAPTYAQLEKLAYQVYKRPLAVFFLPTPPEEHAPQREFRTLPQSDMQSLARDTYLQIRRAHAFQLSLDDVFAGHNPADAPVWKAIRLSPLAPIVEQAKRVRDALGITLQEQSGWKSDELALKRWRKAVEEAGVFVFKSSFKQEDISGFCLIDDTFPLIYLNNGTTKTRQTFSMLHELAHILLGVNGLSKFDPGYIDHLPQAERNIERFCNAIAAEVLIPSADFSRHAAMLPGNAESASERDFSDLAGRYGVSREAILRCLLDQGRVSASFYRDKADQWASQKKERAGGSYYLNQGAYVSDRFAREVVGRHYQHQLTLEQAADFLGIKPRNFAGFEERVLHGAET from the coding sequence ATGACCAAACGCGAACCCGTGGCAGGATTACAGCCGGAATTGCTTCGATGGGCCAGAGAGACGGTCGGTCTTTCAGTCGAAGACGCGGCAATCATGTGCAAGGTCGCGACCGCCGATGTCGCGGCTTGGGAGGCCGGATACGACGCGCCCACTTACGCCCAGTTGGAAAAGCTCGCGTATCAGGTCTACAAGCGCCCCTTGGCTGTGTTCTTTCTCCCGACGCCGCCGGAGGAACACGCCCCGCAGCGCGAATTCCGAACACTTCCCCAGAGCGACATGCAGTCGCTTGCCCGCGACACCTACCTCCAGATCCGTCGCGCACACGCCTTCCAACTGTCGCTCGACGACGTATTTGCCGGCCATAACCCGGCAGACGCGCCCGTCTGGAAAGCGATCCGCCTTTCTCCACTCGCCCCGATCGTCGAGCAGGCAAAACGCGTCCGCGATGCCCTTGGGATCACGCTGCAAGAGCAGTCCGGATGGAAGAGCGACGAGCTGGCATTGAAGCGCTGGAGAAAAGCCGTCGAGGAGGCGGGTGTTTTTGTATTCAAGTCTTCCTTCAAGCAGGAAGATATTTCGGGCTTCTGCCTGATCGACGATACGTTTCCGCTGATCTACCTGAACAACGGCACGACGAAGACCCGGCAAACGTTCAGCATGCTTCACGAGCTTGCACACATACTGCTCGGCGTGAACGGTCTCAGCAAGTTCGATCCAGGCTACATCGATCATCTTCCGCAGGCCGAAAGGAACATCGAGCGGTTCTGCAACGCCATTGCCGCCGAGGTCCTCATTCCGTCGGCGGATTTCTCGCGGCATGCGGCCATGCTCCCCGGCAACGCCGAATCCGCTTCGGAGCGGGATTTTTCAGATCTCGCCGGCCGATACGGCGTGAGCCGCGAAGCCATTCTGCGCTGCCTGCTCGATCAGGGCCGCGTCAGTGCGTCGTTCTATCGCGACAAGGCAGACCAGTGGGCGTCGCAGAAAAAAGAGAGGGCCGGCGGCAGCTACTATCTGAACCAGGGCGCATACGTGAGCGATCGCTTTGCGCGGGAAGTCGTTGGCCGGCACTACCAGCACCAACTGACCCTGGAGCAGGCTGCGGATTTCCTCGGCATCAAACCCAGGAATTTCGCCGGCTTTGAAGAGCGTGTCCTGCACGGGGCGGAGACATGA
- a CDS encoding PIN domain-containing protein, which produces MTYVFDTTSIRSLQHFYPRVFKRIWEGLEALVSQNRLISTREVLNELDRQAISDDVLNWAKEHRAIFLTPNAEELRFVATIFQVRHFQALIGQQQRLKGMPVADPFVIACAKVRDGTLVTEEGWARPSTSLTPKPHAAKIPNVCAHFGIPCIDLEEFMHQQEWHF; this is translated from the coding sequence ATGACCTATGTCTTCGATACGACTTCCATCCGCTCCCTTCAACACTTCTACCCGCGTGTCTTCAAGCGTATCTGGGAGGGTCTTGAAGCACTTGTTTCGCAAAATCGGTTGATTTCGACTCGTGAGGTCCTGAACGAACTCGATCGTCAGGCTATCAGCGACGACGTGCTGAATTGGGCCAAGGAACATCGCGCGATTTTCTTGACCCCGAATGCCGAGGAGCTTCGCTTCGTCGCGACGATATTCCAGGTTCGGCATTTTCAAGCGCTGATTGGTCAACAGCAACGCTTGAAAGGCATGCCGGTCGCGGATCCATTTGTTATCGCATGCGCAAAGGTTCGCGATGGAACCCTTGTGACAGAAGAGGGATGGGCACGGCCGAGCACGTCACTGACGCCGAAACCGCATGCCGCAAAGATTCCCAACGTTTGTGCCCACTTCGGCATTCCCTGTATCGATCTCGAAGAATTCATGCATCAGCAGGAATGGCATTTTTGA
- a CDS encoding DUF3820 family protein — protein sequence MQAPDLERLVTLAMPFGKYKGRLIADLPGPYLNWLAREGFPRGEIGRLLALMHEIDHNGLTRLLEPLRKRV from the coding sequence ATGCAAGCCCCAGACCTCGAACGCCTCGTCACCCTCGCCATGCCCTTCGGCAAATACAAAGGCCGGCTCATTGCCGATCTGCCCGGGCCGTACCTCAATTGGCTGGCTCGCGAAGGCTTCCCGCGAGGCGAGATCGGCCGCTTGCTCGCCCTGATGCACGAGATCGACCACAACGGGCTGACCCGCCTGCTCGAACCGCTGCGCAAACGCGTATAA